A stretch of the Uranotaenia lowii strain MFRU-FL chromosome 3, ASM2978415v1, whole genome shotgun sequence genome encodes the following:
- the LOC129750635 gene encoding uncharacterized protein LOC129750635, with translation MGIITWTLLAVALGHVATGSGAAEDGTGTALTDSGRPKCSFEELWDAVEEFLEQIKDMFGSGEISVDLGDLMEDLNDYLEQLTGKSNKMEAAVNRNIVRRKRQDSNGTSGSKWWDSLKAFVVITIEKIQEIFSKLFATRKRRALDQFAYGIQLEQQMEQVVIPRLQMLKLTAPEGKSAEMIVQQLRKALGDFRMNFRAVLSKFQEKRCKIF, from the exons ATGGGTATCATCACGTGGACGCTGTTGGCGGTTGCGCTTGGCCATGTGGCCACCGGAAGTGGTGCCGCCGAAGATGGGACCGGAACTGCCCTTACGGATTCCGGTAGACCGAAGTGCTCCTTTGAGGAACTTTGGGATGCGGTCGAGGAATTTCTGGAACAAATCAAAGATATGTTCGGTTCCGGGGAAATTTCGGTTGATCTTGGTGATTTGATGGAAGATTTGAACGATTATCTGGAGCAACTCACGGGAAAATCTAACAAGATGGAGGCCGCCGTGAACAGAAATATCGTTCGCCGAAAAAGGCAAGACAGTAATGGGACAAGTGGGAGCAAGTGGTGGGATTCGTTGAAGGCGTTTGTCGTGATCACAATCGAAAAGATTCaggaaattttttccaaattgtttgCCACAAGAAAGCGACGAGCTCTGGATCAATTT gccTATGGTATCCAGCTGGAGCAACAGATGGagcaagttgtgatcccaaggCTGCAGATGCTTAAATTGACCGCACCGGAGGGAAAATCGGCCGAGATGATTGTTCAACAGCTGAGAAAAGCGCTCGGTGACTTCCGGATGAACTTCCGGGCagttttgagcaagtttcaggAAAAAAGGTGTAAAATTTTCTGA